The Camelina sativa cultivar DH55 chromosome 14, Cs, whole genome shotgun sequence genome includes a window with the following:
- the LOC104741024 gene encoding 10 kDa chaperonin, mitochondrial — translation MAKRLIPTLNRVLVEKILPPSKTVSGILLPEKSAQLNSGKVIAVGPGARDRTGNLIPVSVKEGDNVLLPEFGGTQVKLGEKEFLLYRDEDIMATLHD, via the exons ATGGCGAAGCGTTTGATCCCGACACTTAACCGTGTATTGGTGGAGAAGATTCTTCCACCGTCGAAGACTGTCTCCGGCATTCTCTTACCGGAGAAATCAGCTCAG TTGAATTCGGGGAAGGTGATAGCAGTTGGTCCTGGAGCTAGAGACAGAACTGGGAATCTGATTCCTGTTTCGGTTAAGGAAGGAGACAATGTCCTATTGCCTGAGTTTGGTGGTACTCAAGTTAAGCTTGGAGAGAAAGA GTTCCTATTGTATAGGGATGAAGATATCATGGCAACGCTTCACGATTGA
- the LOC104741025 gene encoding uncharacterized protein LOC104741025 yields the protein MSLQNVSKSSNALEGIHGVHVVSHSPFSFEKTTQVGDFQTNTKSSVMDSNQRLSIERFWQQRPPCLRPICCSIRGDQSVLETAANVATSLPFIFLGMQAPRKNLNTKVYANSLIGVGIASSLYHASRGKLRKYLRWVDYTMIATTTICLSRALRNENPKFLMAASALVLPFQPLMVSAVHTGMMEVAFAKRSLKDPDLKTAHNVHKMSSLLGGALFIADDFFPETPFLHAGWHLAAAIGVGTCDKLLE from the exons ATGAGCCTGCAAAATGTATCAAAGTCAAGCAATGCCCTTGAGGGTATCCATGGGGTTCATGTCGTGTCTCATTCTCCCTTCTCATTTGAGAAGACAACTCAAGTTGGTGACTTTCAGACCAACACCAAATCCTCTGTAATGGATTCAAATCAGAGACTGTCCATTGA ACGTTTTTGGCAACAAAGACCTCCATGCTTAAGGCCAATCTGTTGCAGCATTCGCG GTGACCAGAGTGTCTTGGAAACAGCTGCTAATGTGGCTACTTCACTTCCTTTCATATTCCTCGGAATGCAGGCACCAAG GAAGAATTTGAACACAAAGGTTTACGCAAACTCCCTAATTGGAGTTGGAATAGCATCGAGTTTGTACCATGCCTCTAGAGGGAAGTTGAGGAAGTATCTGAGATGGGTAGATTACACAATGATAGCCACAACAACAATA TGTCTCTCAAGGGCTCTAAGGAATGAGAATCCAAAGTTTCTAATGGCTGCATCAGCGTTAGTTCTACCATTTCAGCCTCTCATGGTCTCTGCAGTTCACACCGGAATGATGGAGGTCGCATTTGCTAAAAGAAGCTTAAAGGATCCAGACCTCAAAACAGCTCATAACGTACACAAGATGTCATCATTGCTAGGAGGTGCTCTGTTCATAGCAGATGATTTCTTCCCCGAGACACCTTTCCTTCACGCTGGTTGGCACCTCGCTGCAGCCATTGGCGTTGGAACATGCGATAAGCTACTTGAGTAG
- the LOC104741026 gene encoding MLP-like protein 34, which yields MAAGVETLELEIQVNMTADGFFKTFKKKEGNFTDKTEAVSVLRDDTTSNSSIQIWNFIVDGKMEQIKEKIEVDEENKSVSFLALEGDVLKQYKSYRIRLDVVPKDDRVCIAKWTWEYEKLNEDVPPPTRYTAFVAEYTRDLETRLLSES from the exons ATGGCGGCGGGTGTTGAGACTCTCGAACTGGAGATCCAAGTGAACATGACGGCCGATGGATTcttcaaaactttcaaaaagaaagaaggaaatttCACGGACAAGACAGAGGCAGTTTCTGTTCTTCGTGACGATACCACTTCCAACTCCTCTATTCAGATCTGGAACTTCATCGTAG atGGTAAGATGGAGCAgataaaagagaagatagagGTAGATGAAGAGAACAAGTCAGTTTCTTTCTTAGCTCTTGAAGGAGACGTGTTGAAGCAATACAAGAGCTATAGGATAAGACTTGACGTTGTTCCTAAAGATGATCGAGTTTGTATTGCCAAGTGGACATGGGAGTACGAGAAGCTAAACGAAGACGTTCCTCCTCCTACCAGATACACTGCGTTCGTTGCAGAATACACGCGCGACCTCGAGACGAGGTTGTTGTCTGAATCGTGA
- the LOC104741028 gene encoding MLP-like protein 31, with translation MAQATRQSSLEGELEVDVEIKASAKKYHQLLAGRPHDFAKFSPDNIQGCTLREGEFGKVGSVIFWNYVIDGQPKVAKERLEAVDQEKNLLVFRVIDGDMMKEFKSFLITLQATPKLRGPGSVVKCHFKYERKDEKVAHPEKLLALIVKASKDMDKLLLS, from the exons ATGGCACAAGCTACACGTCAGTCTTCTTTGGAAGGGGAACTTGAGGTAGATGTGGAGATCAAAGCTTCGGCAAAGAAGTACCACCAATTGCTCGCTGGAAGACCACATGATTTTGCAAAATTCAGTCCTGACAACATCCAAGGATGTACTTTGCGTGAAGGAGAGTTTGGCAAAGTTGGCAGTGTCATTTTCTGGAACTATGTTATTG ATGGGCAGCCAAAGGTGGCGAAGGAAAGGCTCGAGGCAGTGGATCAAGAGAAGAATCTGTTAGTGTTCAGGGTCATAGATGGAGATATGATGAAAGAGTTCAAGAGCTTCTTGATCACTCTCCAAGCAACCCCAAAGCTAAGAGGACCTGGAAGTGTGGTTAAGTGTCACTTCAAATATGAGAGGAAGGATGAGAAGGTTGCTCACCCGGAGAAACTACTCGCGTTGATTGTCAAGGCATCCAAAGACATGGACAAATTGCTTTTGTCCTAA
- the LOC104741029 gene encoding threonine dehydratase biosynthetic, chloroplastic-like produces the protein MSSIFFFFFFSLSLSLSFSRIEVANRQRKKMHSMDMESVEVGVEGDGYGGDIIGGGDFANHWLGSASDEVSSNADEAKIIGVEPADANAMALSLNHDERVILDKVGDFADGVAVKEVGEETFRISRNLMDGVVLVTRESINVRYCP, from the exons atgagttcaatttttttttttttttttttctctttgtctctctctctctctttctctcgcatAGAAGTTGCGAATcgacaaaggaagaagatgcaCTCGATGGATATGGAATCAGTGGAGGTTGGGGTCGAAGGTGATGGCTATGGAGGAGATATAATCGGCGGAGGAGATTTCGCGA ATCATTGGTTGGGTTCTGCGTCTGATGAGGTTTCTTCAAATGCAGATGAG GCGAAGATCATTGGTGTAGAACCAGCTGATGCAAATGCAATGGCGTTGTCCCTTAATCACGATGAGAGGGTGATATTGGACAAGGTTGGGGATTTTGCAGATGGTGTAGCAGTTAAAGAAGTTGGTGAAGAGACTTTTCGTATAAGCAGAAATCTAATGGATGGTGTTGTTCTTGTCACTCGTGAATCAATAAATGTACGGTACTGTCCTTGA
- the LOC104741030 gene encoding MLP-like protein 31 gives MAQATRQSSLEGELEVDVEIKASAKKFHQMLAGTPQDLAKATPDNIQGCAVREGEFGKVGSIIFWNYAIDGQPKVAKERIEAVDQEKNLLVLRVIDGDMIKGFKRLLITVQATPNLRGPGSVVKCHLEYERIDEKVAHPEDLLTLFIKAAKDIDKMLLSQV, from the exons atggcacaAGCTACGCGTCAGTCTTCTCTCGAAGGGGAGCTTGAGGTAGATGTTGAGATCAAAGCTTCGGCAAAGAAGTTCCACCAAATGCTCGCTGGAACACCACAAGATCTTGCAAAAGCCACTCCTGACAACATCCAGGGATGTGCTGTGCGTGAGGGAGAGTTTGGCAAAGTTGGCAGTATCATTTTCTGGAACTATGCTATTG ATGGGCAGCCAAAGGTGGCGAAGGAGAGGATCGAGGCAGTGGATCAAGAGAAGAATCTGTTAGTGCTCAGGGTAATAGATGGAGATATGATTAAAGGATTCAAGAGATTGTTGATCACTGTCCAGGCAACCCCAAATCTAAGAGGACCTGGAAGTGTGGTTAAGTGTCACTTAGAATATGAGAGGATTGACGAGAAGGTGGCTCATCCGGAGGATCTGCTCACACTGTTTATCAAGGCAGCCAAAGACATTGACAAAATGCTTTTGTCCCAAGTCTAG
- the LOC109128755 gene encoding MLP-like protein 31: protein MEAVKGPPEISLFGELVLDVEIRAPAGKFHHMLAGRPHHMSKATPNNIQGCDLHEGEWGKVGTIVTWNYVIDGQPKMAKDRIEALEPEKNLITFGVIEGDLMNEFKSFNLTIQVTPKQGGPGSVVNWHVKYEKINENVAHPENMLPFFESMSKEIDEHLLSEE, encoded by the exons atGGAAGCCGTGAAGGGACCGCCAGAGATCTCTCTGTTCGGGGAGCTTGTGTTGGATGTTGAGATTAGAGCTCCAGCGGGGAAGTTCCACCATATGCTCGCCGGAAGACCACACCATATGTCGAAAGCCACGCCTAACAATATCCAAGGATGTGATCTTCATGAGGGAGAGTGGGGAAAGGTTGGCACTATCGTCACTTGGAACTACGTTATTG ATGGACAGCCAAAGATGGCCAAGGATAGGATCGAGGCATTGGAGCCGGAGAAGAATTTGATCACGTTCGGAGTGATAGAAGGTGATCTAATGAATGAGTTCAAGAGTTTCAATCTCACGATCCAGGTGACTCCGAAGCAAGGAGGGCCTGGAAGTGTGGTTAACTGGCACGTGAAATACGAGAAGATTAACGAGAACGTTGCTCACCCGGAGAATATGCTCCcgttcttcgaatcaatgtccAAAGAGATCGACGAGCACCTCTTGTCCGAGGAGTAG
- the LOC104743477 gene encoding MLP-like protein 31 has protein sequence MAEPATNPETKAEVKVETEAEVEGVMTKPETEAETETTKPENEAETKAASMIGELEIDIEIKSTAEKFHHMFVKRPHHVPKATGFIGGVELHEGEWGKVGSIVSWNYIHDGVPKVAKERIEALDPEKNLIKFRVLEGDVMKENKTFLLTLQVTPKQAGPGSVVKWHMEYERIDEKVPHPETLLPFFEAMSKEIDEHLLSTE, from the exons ATGGCAGAGCCAGCGACTAATCCAGAGACGAAGGCCGAGGTTAAGGTAGAGACTGAGGCTGAGGTAGAGGGAGTGATGACTAAGCCAGAGACTGAGGCTGAGACAGAGACAACTAAGCCAGAGAATGAGGCTGAGACTAAGGCAGCATCGATGATTGGAGAGCTTGAGATAGATATTGAGATAAAATCTACTGCGGAGAAGTTCCACCATATGTTTGTCAAAAGACCGCACCATGTGCCCAAAGCTACTGGCTTCATTGGGGGAGTTGAGCTGCACGAGGGAGAGTGGGGCAAAGTTGGTAGTATAGTCTCGTGGAACTACATTCATG ATGGAGTTCCAAAAGTAGCAAAGGAAAGGATCGAAGCGTTGGATCCAGAGAAGAATCTGATAAAATTCAGGGTCTTAGAGGGAGATGTGATGAAGGAAAACAAGACCTTCTTGTTAACACTCCAA GTAACACCAAAGCAAGCAGGGCCCGGAAGTGTGGTTAAGTGGCACATGGAGTATGAGAGGATTGACGAGAAGGTGCCTCATCCTGAGACTTTGCTTCCATTCTTCGAAGCAATGTCCAAAGAGATCGATGAACACCTCTTGTCCACGGAGTAG
- the LOC104741031 gene encoding protein C2-DOMAIN ABA-RELATED 8-like — translation MENLIGLLRIRVRRGINLVSRDSNSSDPFVVITMGSQRLKTRGVENSCNPEWNDELTLGINDPNQHVNLEVYDKDTFTSHDTMGDAEIDIRPFFEAQGTDVQDVSDGTEIRRVNPSGDNCLAEESRIIISNGKIVQDMILKLRNVESGAVDIQIEWINVPGSSDL, via the exons ATGGAGAATCTGATTGGACTTCTTAGAATCAGAGTGAGAAGAGGGATTAATCTTGTTAGTCGTGACTCTAATTCTAGCGACCCTTTCGTCGTCATAACCATGGGTTCTCAG AGACTAAAGACTCGTGGTGTGGAAAATAGCTGCAACCCTGAGTGGAACGATGAATTGACGCTTGGAATCAATGATCCTAATCAACATGTGAATCTC GAAGTGTATGATAAGGATACGTTCACCTCGCATGACACGATGGGAGATGCGGAGATAGACATCAGGCCTTTTTTTGAGGCTCAAGGAACTGATGTTCAAGACGTCTCTGATGGAACCGAGATCCGTAGAGTGAATCCGAGTGGAGACAACTGCTTAGCTGAAGAGAGCAGAATCATCATCAGTAATGGAAAGATTGTACAAGATATGATTCTCAAGCTGAGAAATGTAGAAAGCGGCGCGGTTGATATTCAAATCGAGTGGATTAATGTTCCTGGTTCAAGCGATCTTTGA
- the LOC104741033 gene encoding uncharacterized protein LOC104741033 yields MLLYKKKSQIVKGNRILISVTFLGSAGPIRFVANEGDLVASVIDTALKCYAKEGRLPILASDFKDFVLYCPLVGPGALLPWEAIGSLGVRNFMLCKKPEEEKKVEGDNGRSNFPINGARKGGAGGRSFKAWINKSFSLKVSTH; encoded by the exons atgttgctttacaagaagaagagtcaGATCGTTAAAGGAAACAGAATCTTGATCAGCGTTACGTTTCTTGGTAGTGCTGGTCCGATCAGGTTCGTTGCTAATGAAGGTGATCTCGTCGCATCTGTGATTGATACTGCTTTGAAATGTTACGCTAAAGAAGGTCGTTTGCCGATTCTTGCTTCtgatttcaaagattttgttctCTATTGTCCATTGGTTGGACCTGGAG CTTTGCTTCCATGGGAGGCAATAGGGTCGTTGGGAGTGAGGAACTTTATGTTGTGTAAGAAAccagaggaggagaagaaggtggAAGGAGACAATGGAAGATCGAATTTTCCGATTAATGGAGCTAGAAAAGGAGGAGCTGGTGGAAGAAGCTTTAAGGCTTGGATTAACAAGTCTTTTAGTCTTAAAGTCTCAACTCATTAG
- the LOC104743479 gene encoding zinc finger BED domain-containing protein RICESLEEPER 2-like, translating into MDFVCVINGGLVCVIDGDGFEFDDQGEGFQTPEANQWGKRKQNHKDGDEQPKTLRQITPRSGVWVHFTRLPNNRNICTCHYCKREYKCPSKSGTKNLWNHLEVCKEHKAWLEGKDPKLSQQVINKDGNLQNAKVREIVFREASNEMLVIGELPLSFIECMAWRHFCSKMNLYKPHSRRTATRDIVEMFIQRKSTMRKWFIANKQRVSLTIDIWVSDVTDNVNYPSFYSQMARASYMVITTHYIDQYWRLKKLIIGFKYVTDHKRKTISVDNATANTNALSKFETAFSLVSDESLVMKGEFMHVRCAGHIINLIVRDGLTEVSENRAIKYKLAFDKMETEDKLYNDHFLEIDNGKKRVGPPSFNDWRAVESYDSELKIKAEEMYKKFDKYWDEINNINMMLIIATVFDPSKKLYFAKICFAKLYGEETPTYKEMYDKVYNLLVDMFKEYSDRYAKSQPSQPSQSSQSSQSQPFQSSQPDVSEADSVPRLFTIDKRYKAALNEIGVQWMKQDIAIESKVLTNAQILAEVEYEDRLEKQFCIED; encoded by the exons ATGGATTTTGTTTGTGTGATCAATGGTGGTCTTGTTTGTGTGATCGATGGTG ATGGATTTGAGTTTGATGACCAAGGAGAAGGGTTTCAGACTCCAGAAGCAAATCAatggggaaaaagaaaacaaaatcataaagatGGAGATGAACAACCAAAAACTCTGAGGCAAATCACTCCAAGGTCAGGTGTATGGGTTCATTTCACAAGGCTACCAAATAACCGCAATATATGTACCTGCCACTATTGCAAGAGAGAATACAAGTGTCCATCAAAGTCAGGGACTAAAAATTTGTGGAATCATCTTGAAGTCTGTAAAGAGCACAAGGCGTGGCTAGAAGGAAAAGATCCAAAGTTGAGTCAACAGGTCATTAATAAGGATGGAAATCTGCAAAATGCCAAAGTTCGAGAGATTGTTTTCAGAGAAGCATCCAATGAGATGCTTGTGATAGGGGAGTTGCCATTATCTTTCATTGAATGTATGGCTTGGAGACACTTCTGTAGCAAG ATGAATCTATATAAACCACACTCCAGAAGGACTGCCACAAGGGACATTGTTGAGATGTTTATTCAGAGAAAATCGACAATGAGAAAGTGGTTCATTGCTAACAAACAAAGAGTCTCACTCACAATAGATATATGGGTTAGTGATGTCACAGATAATGTCAATTATCCTTCTTTTTACTCACAAATGGCTC GTGCAAGTTATATGGTCATAACAACACATTACATTGATCAGTATTGGCGACTAAAGAAGCTTATAATAGGATTCAAGTATGTGACAGACCACAAAAGGAAGACAATTTCAG TGGACAATGCAACGGCAAATACAAATGCTTTGAGTAAGTTTGAGACTGCTTTCTCTCTCGTTTCTGATGAGTCTTTAGTTATGAAAGGAGAGTTTATGCATGTGAGATGTGCTGGTCATATCATTAATTTGATAGTGAGAGATGGGTTGACTGAAGTTTCTGAGAAT AGGGCAATTAAGTACAAGTTAGCATTTGATAAGATGGAGACAGAAGACAAGCTATACAATGATCATTTCTTGGAGATTGATAATGGAAAAAAGAGAGTTGGACCTCCAAGCTTCAATGATTGGCGTGCAGTTGAAAG TTATGATTCTGAGTTGAAGATAAAGGCTGAAGAAATGTATAAGAAGTTTGATAAGTACTGGGATGAGattaataatatcaatatgATGTTGATAATAGCAACAGTATTTGATCCTAGTAAGAAGCTATATTTTGCTAAGATTTGTTTTGCCAAGTTGTATGGTGAAGAGACTCCAACATATAAAGAGATGTATGACAAGGTTTACAATCTTCTGGTTGATATGTTCAAGGAGTATAGTGATCGGTATGCTAAATCTCAGCCTTCTCAGCCGTCTCAGTCATCTCAGTCATCTCAGTCTCAGCCTTTTCAGTCATCTCAGCCAGATGTGAGTGAAGCAGATAGTGTTCCTCGTCTTTTCACAATTGATAAAAGGTACAAAGCAGCTTTAAATGAGATTGGAGTTCAA TGGATGAAACAAGACATTGCAAttgaatcaaaagttcttaCCAATGCTCAAATTCTGGCAGAAGTAGAATATGAAGATCGACTTGAAAAAC AGTTCTGCATTGAAGATTAA